A DNA window from Primulina tabacum isolate GXHZ01 chromosome 12, ASM2559414v2, whole genome shotgun sequence contains the following coding sequences:
- the LOC142521118 gene encoding protein CYPRO4 translates to MGAGHSREDLDLSDCESESEFLETATHESESEDTYGTPSSYLSDKKRDPKSPSSLEDVESRLKALKLKYNNVNNDLSPKNAVKLYLHIGGNTAKSKWVVSEKLASYSFCKTNADGDDDDGDEEGSEQNDSWVLRIGSKVRAKVDENLQLKASKEQKRVDFVANGVWAAKFFTTEEYDDFTKRYQECVFENTYGYEANNENKLKVYGKDFMGWANPEIADDSMWEDAEENSAVTPLVKTNVRGHDLTEEFEEAGVTGSAIQSLTLGALDNSFLVGDSGIQVVRNYHHGIQGKGIYVNFNEGRLSRTNGGSSTNYMTPRKTLLMKAETNMLLMSPVMDGKPHSTGLHQLDIETGRIVSEWRFEKDGTDITMRDITNDSKGAQMDPSGATFLGLDDNRLCRWDMRDRKGIVQDIVNESTPVLNWTQGHQFARGTNFQCFATTGDGSIVVGSIDGKIRLYSTSSMRQAKTAFPGLGSPITHVDVTYDGKWILGTTDTYLILICSLFSDKDGKVKTGFAGRMGNKISAPRLLKLNPLDSHMAGANNKFRNAQFSWVTENGKQERHLVTTVGKFSVIWNFQQVKDGSHKCYQNQVGLKSCYCYKVVPKDESIVDSRFMHEKFAVSDSPEAPLVVATPMKVSSFSISSSRLHM, encoded by the exons CGACTGCGAATCCGAATCAGAATTCCTTGAAACCGCCACTCATGAATCTGAATCGGAAGATACCTACGGAACCCCATCGTCGTACCTCTCGGACAAGAAACGCGACCCCAAATCGCCGTCTTCTTTGGAAGATGTTGAGTCCAGGCTCAAAGCACTCAAGCTTAAGTACAATAACGTCAACAACGACCTGAGTCCCAAGAATGCGGTGAAGCTGTACCTCCACATCGGTGGGAACACCGCTAAATCCAAATGGGTTGTGTCGGAAAAGCTCGCTTCTTACTCGTTTTGCAAGACTAATGCTGAtggagatgatgatgatggagATGAAGAAGGATCTGAGCAGAATGACTCCTGGGTTTTGAGAATTGGGTCGAAGGTGAGAGCTAAGGTTGATGAAAATTTGCAGCTGAAGGCGTCTAAGGAGCAGAAGCGCGTGGATTTTGTGGCCAATGGGGTTTGGGCAGCCAAATTTTTTACCACGGAAGAGTATGATGATTTTACTAAGAGGTATCAGGAATGTGTGTTCGAGAATACTTATGGGTATGAAGCTAATAATGAGAATAAGCTGAAGGTTTATGGGAAGGACTTTATGGGGTGGGCGAACCCCGAGATTGCGGATGATTCTATGTGGGAAGATGCGGAAGAGAATTCGGCAGTGACTCCTCTGGTGAAAACAAATGTAAGAGGGCATGATTTGACAGAGGAGTTTGAGGAGGCTGGGGTCACTGGTAGCGCAATTCAGAGCTTGACATTGGGTGCTTTAGACAACAGTTTCTTGGTTGGTGACTCCGGGATTCAGGTCGTGAGAAATTATCATCATGGGATTCAGGGGAAGGGGATTTATGTGAATTTCAACGAAGGAAGGTTGAGTAGGACAAATGGGGGTAGTAGCACGAATTACATGACTCCAAGGAAGACTTTGCTGATGAAGGCTGAGACTAATATGCTTCTCATGAGTCCAGTGATGGATGGGAAACCACATTCCACTGGGTTGCATCAGCTTGACATTGAAACCGGGAGgattgtgagtgagtggaggtTTGAGAAGGATGGGACTGATATTACTATGAGGGATATAACGAATGATAGTAAAGGAGCTCAAATGGATCCATCAGGAGCAACCTTCTTGGGTCTGGATGATAATAGGTTGTGTCGATGGGATATGCGTGATCGCAAAGGTATCGTTCAGGATATCGTGAATGAGAGCACCCCTGTATTGAATTGGACTCAGGGGCATCAGTTTGCAAGAGGGACTAATTTTCAGTGCTTCGCAACCACTGGTGATGGATCGATTGTGGTCGGGTCAATTGATGGCAAGATTAGACTGTATTCGACAAGTTCTATGAGGCAGGCCAAAACTGCATTTCCAGGACTTGGTTCCCCCATTACTCATGTGGATGTTACCTATGATGGGAAATGGATCTTGGGAACCACCGATACTTACTTGATTCTCATATGTAGTCTGTTTTCAGACAAGGATGGGAAGGTAAAAACTGGATTCGCTGGTCGCATGGGGAATAAAATCTCGGCACCGAGATTGTTGAAGTTAAATCCTCTGGATTCACACATGGCAGGGGCAAACAACAAGTTTCGCAACGCACAGTTCTCGTGG GTAACTGAAAACGGGAAGCAGGAGCGCCACCTGGTTACAACTGTCGGGAAGTTTAGTGTGATATGGAATTTCCAACAGGTGAaggatggatcccacaaatgctATCAGAATCAGGTGGGATTGAAGAGCTGCTACTGCTACAAAGTAGTTCCGAAAGACGAGTCTATTGTTGATAGTCGTTTCATGCATGAGAAGTTTGCGGTTAGCGACTCACCTGAAGCACCACTTGTGGTGGCAACTCCAATGAAAGTTAGCTCCTTCAGCATATCAAGCAGTAGATTGCACATGTGA